In the genome of Kitasatospora cathayae, one region contains:
- a CDS encoding extracellular solute-binding protein: MDKRVLALVSACALGALALTSCGSGGSGAGGGTDADGKVTLKLVAADYGDKESNSSKAYWNKLAAAFTAANPDIRVDVQVVNWNDIDKQVKTMIQSGNVPDVLQTGGYADKVADDLLYKAEDVLSPGTRADLIDSFARAGQVKGVQYGIPFVSSARALFYNKALFQQAGIAQPPTSWEELRKDAEQLKIKVPGVTPYALPLGPEEAQGESMIWELGNDGGPTGKDGAYTLNSQADIDTFRWLRANLVDPGLTYANPATTDRKTAFADFAAGKAAMLNGHPSLIQMAQAGKVDYGVAPIPGKTGPLASTLGVADWMMAFKKNGHRDQIRKFLDFAYTKDNQLAFDETYNLMPVTQSALHELTTDGKHQDLEPFFALLPHAVFYPLGDTTWDAVSAELKKSVGSAVSGDPAKVLGDLQKKAQDAVANK; encoded by the coding sequence GTGGACAAACGTGTGCTGGCCCTCGTCTCGGCGTGCGCCCTCGGTGCGCTCGCCCTCACCTCCTGCGGCAGCGGCGGCAGCGGTGCGGGCGGCGGGACCGACGCCGACGGCAAGGTGACCCTCAAGCTGGTCGCCGCCGACTACGGCGACAAGGAGTCCAACAGCTCGAAGGCCTACTGGAACAAGCTCGCCGCCGCCTTCACCGCGGCCAACCCGGACATCAGGGTCGACGTCCAGGTGGTGAACTGGAACGACATCGACAAGCAGGTCAAGACGATGATCCAGAGCGGCAACGTGCCGGACGTCCTGCAGACCGGCGGCTACGCCGACAAGGTCGCCGACGACCTGCTGTACAAGGCGGAGGACGTGCTGTCGCCCGGCACCCGGGCCGACCTGATCGACAGCTTCGCCCGGGCAGGCCAGGTCAAGGGCGTGCAGTACGGCATCCCGTTCGTCTCCTCCGCCCGCGCCCTGTTCTACAACAAGGCGCTGTTCCAGCAGGCGGGCATCGCCCAACCGCCCACCAGCTGGGAGGAGTTGCGCAAGGACGCCGAGCAGCTCAAGATCAAGGTGCCCGGCGTCACCCCGTACGCGCTGCCGCTCGGCCCGGAGGAGGCCCAGGGCGAGAGCATGATCTGGGAACTCGGCAACGACGGCGGCCCCACCGGCAAGGACGGCGCGTACACCCTGAACAGCCAGGCCGACATCGACACCTTCCGCTGGCTCAGGGCCAACCTGGTCGACCCGGGCCTCACCTACGCCAACCCGGCCACCACCGACCGCAAGACCGCGTTCGCCGACTTCGCGGCCGGCAAGGCCGCCATGCTCAACGGCCACCCCTCGCTGATCCAGATGGCCCAGGCCGGCAAGGTCGACTACGGCGTCGCACCGATACCCGGAAAGACCGGCCCGCTCGCCTCCACCCTCGGGGTCGCGGACTGGATGATGGCCTTCAAGAAGAACGGCCACCGCGACCAGATCAGGAAGTTCCTCGACTTCGCGTACACCAAGGACAACCAGCTCGCCTTCGACGAGACCTACAACCTGATGCCGGTCACCCAGAGCGCGCTGCACGAGCTGACCACCGACGGCAAGCACCAGGACCTGGAGCCGTTCTTCGCCCTGCTGCCGCACGCCGTCTTCTACCCGCTCGGCGACACCACCTGGGACGCGGTCTCGGCCGAGCTCAAGAAGTCCGTCGGCAGCGCCGTCTCGGGCGACCCGGCCAAGGTGCTGGGCGACCTGCAGAAGAAGGCCCAGGACGCCGTCGCGAACAAGTGA
- a CDS encoding carbohydrate ABC transporter permease: MVTPDSPARKGRRPGRLGPLPWIAPAVLLILAVVLWPVYEMVRTSFLRVSTSGFVRGSAGLDKYRKLFGEADLGHVLLATVAWTAAVVALTMLLSLGLAQLFNQRFPGRRYARWALIAPWAASVLMTSIGFRWMLDRTAGVLNTALTDLGLVDGPRDWLGDPSTAWPWMVFVAVFVSLPFTTYTLLAGLQTVPGEVYEAARVDGASPWQAYRRITLPLLRPAFLVGLVINLINVFNSFPVIWGMTQGGPSSDTATSTVFMYQLKDTDIGESAAMSVVNFALVVLMVLAFLKVSRWNQEES, translated from the coding sequence ATGGTGACCCCCGACTCCCCCGCCCGGAAGGGCCGACGGCCGGGCCGGCTCGGCCCGCTGCCGTGGATCGCCCCGGCCGTCCTGCTGATCCTCGCCGTCGTGCTGTGGCCGGTGTACGAGATGGTCCGCACCTCGTTCCTGCGGGTCAGCACCAGCGGCTTCGTCCGCGGCTCCGCCGGGCTGGACAAGTACCGCAAGCTCTTCGGCGAGGCCGACCTCGGCCACGTGCTGCTCGCCACGGTGGCCTGGACCGCCGCCGTGGTCGCCCTGACCATGCTGCTCTCGCTCGGCCTCGCCCAGCTGTTCAACCAGCGCTTCCCCGGCCGGCGCTACGCCCGCTGGGCCCTGATCGCCCCGTGGGCGGCCTCGGTCCTGATGACCTCGATCGGCTTCCGCTGGATGCTCGACCGGACGGCGGGCGTGCTCAACACCGCGCTCACCGACCTCGGCCTGGTCGACGGCCCGCGGGACTGGCTCGGCGACCCGTCGACGGCCTGGCCCTGGATGGTGTTCGTCGCGGTCTTCGTCTCCCTGCCGTTCACCACCTACACCCTGCTGGCCGGCCTGCAGACCGTCCCCGGCGAGGTCTACGAGGCGGCCAGGGTGGACGGCGCCTCGCCCTGGCAGGCGTACCGCCGGATCACCCTGCCGCTGCTGCGCCCGGCCTTCCTGGTCGGCCTGGTGATCAACCTGATCAACGTCTTCAACTCCTTCCCGGTCATCTGGGGCATGACCCAGGGCGGCCCGAGCAGCGACACGGCGACCAGCACGGTGTTCATGTACCAGCTGAAGGACACCGACATCGGGGAGTCCGCAGCGATGTCGGTGGTCAACTTCGCCCTCGTGGTGCTGATGGTGCTGGCCTTCCTCAAGGTCAGCCGCTGGAACCAGGAGGAGAGTTGA
- a CDS encoding carbohydrate ABC transporter permease, whose product MTIRRASRRKPRALALAGAAWLLAAVFLFPYLEMVVTALRPADELRDATYLPKHFAWSNFVDVWRDSTLGGNLRVTLLVAGGSTLLALLVALPAAYYTARVRYRGRRLFLLLVLVTQMFQPTSLLVGLYREFYQLDLLNSVWTLILCNAAFNLAFAVWILTAYISSIPVELEEAAMLDGLGRLGALRRVVLPLALPGVVTAVIFTFISAWNEFVMGLTLSTDPGSQPLTVGINSFIGNYTVQWNYLFAGSVVAIVPVVVLFALIERPVVSGLTAGSVK is encoded by the coding sequence TTGACGATACGTCGGGCGTCCCGTCGGAAGCCCCGCGCCCTGGCCCTCGCGGGGGCGGCCTGGCTGCTGGCCGCGGTCTTCCTGTTCCCGTACCTGGAGATGGTCGTCACCGCGCTGCGCCCGGCCGACGAGCTGCGCGACGCGACCTACCTGCCGAAACACTTCGCCTGGTCCAACTTCGTCGACGTCTGGCGCGACTCCACCCTCGGCGGCAACCTCCGGGTCACCCTGCTGGTCGCCGGCGGCTCCACCCTGCTGGCGCTGCTGGTCGCACTGCCCGCCGCGTACTACACCGCCCGGGTCCGCTACCGGGGCCGCCGGCTGTTCCTGCTGCTGGTCCTGGTCACCCAGATGTTCCAGCCGACCTCCCTGCTGGTGGGCCTCTACCGCGAGTTCTACCAGCTGGACCTGCTCAACTCGGTCTGGACGCTGATCCTCTGCAACGCCGCCTTCAACCTGGCCTTCGCCGTCTGGATCCTCACGGCCTACATCTCCTCGATCCCGGTGGAGCTGGAGGAGGCCGCGATGCTGGACGGCCTCGGCCGGCTCGGCGCGCTGCGCCGGGTGGTGCTGCCACTGGCCCTGCCGGGCGTGGTCACCGCGGTGATCTTCACCTTCATCTCCGCCTGGAACGAGTTCGTGATGGGCCTGACCCTGTCCACCGACCCGGGCAGCCAGCCACTCACCGTCGGCATCAACAGCTTCATCGGCAACTACACCGTCCAGTGGAACTACCTGTTCGCCGGCTCGGTCGTCGCGATCGTGCCGGTGGTGGTGCTGTTCGCCCTGATCGAGCGGCCCGTGGTCTCCGGACTGACCGCCGGATCGGTCAAGTGA
- a CDS encoding glycoside hydrolase family 31 protein, with the protein MRLLRPHLRRAALAAALTSLAAVAGPALPARAAAPGSAVLDGSHQSTSWQSPAYAKGTLGGPTSCPTAAQDPDNAVCSRFDLTVNVPDGYWNDNPEGGVPISIQWQNPTDDFDLYVYDANGKEVAESAGTADPEATVIPKASGTYHVLVVPYDVHGGSFTGRAYLPQTTDAGDLTSFAGGQGSYDIAAGTLKAKVDFLADDQLRLRAAPDGDISDPVGSTIIRQQPEPQRDTSSFDAGDYYGIRSGHLVLRVYKHPLRFGLYQADDRTAIWQEDEPLRWSTSGLRQSLVRGADEQFFGGGEQNGSFSHRDQTVHVANNTNWNEGGYNNSQPFYVSSAGYGVFRNTFAPGIYDFGSPVRTGQQERRLDAYYFTGDVKSVIGEYTALVGKPFMPPVYGLEPGDSDCYLHNANRGERHTTDALKIADGYVRNQMPLGWMLVNDGYGCGYENLPQTGEGLRKDHAQLGLWTQNGLPNQAEEVKAGVRVRKLDVAWVGNGYGFALNACDQAKAGIEDNSDARGFVWLPVSWAGAQRCGVLWSGDQSLSWDYIRWQIPTYAGATMSGIAYNTGDVGSIFRRDPQMYTRDLQWKAFLPTIMTMDGWARDMTGKQQRDQQPWLDGEPYTSINRKYLQLKERLLPYMYTLSAEATRTGIGAVRPLALEYPHDPAALGPNAEYEFLAGPDFLVAPVYSDTSVRNGIYLPEGTWTDYWTGRTYQGPTTINGYSAPLDTLPLFVKGGAIVPMWPQGTLSWQNRDRGELDYDLYPQGDSSYTLYEDDGVTRQYAAGSSATQQVDVHANPAVTTIEVGASEGSYTGKPDARSYRFTVHGQSAPRMVVTQGGPLPHLDSAAELDSADSGWYFDQATGVTHVKTERVSTNDGFSLHLIHGGR; encoded by the coding sequence GTGCGCCTGCTCCGACCCCACCTCCGAAGGGCCGCCCTCGCGGCGGCCCTGACCAGCCTCGCCGCCGTGGCCGGCCCCGCCCTGCCCGCCCGCGCCGCGGCCCCCGGCTCGGCCGTCCTGGACGGCAGCCACCAGAGCACCAGCTGGCAGAGCCCCGCCTACGCCAAGGGCACCCTCGGCGGCCCCACCTCCTGCCCGACCGCCGCCCAGGACCCGGACAACGCGGTCTGCAGCCGCTTCGACCTGACGGTCAACGTCCCGGACGGCTACTGGAACGACAACCCGGAGGGCGGCGTCCCGATCTCCATCCAGTGGCAGAACCCCACCGACGACTTCGACCTCTACGTCTACGACGCCAACGGCAAGGAGGTCGCCGAGAGCGCCGGCACCGCCGACCCCGAGGCCACCGTGATCCCCAAGGCCTCCGGCACCTACCACGTCCTGGTCGTCCCGTACGACGTGCACGGCGGCTCCTTCACCGGCCGCGCCTACCTCCCGCAGACCACCGACGCCGGCGACCTCACCTCCTTCGCCGGCGGCCAGGGCAGCTACGACATCGCCGCGGGCACCCTCAAGGCCAAGGTCGACTTCCTCGCCGACGACCAACTGCGCCTGCGCGCCGCCCCGGACGGCGACATCAGCGACCCGGTGGGCAGCACCATCATCCGGCAACAGCCCGAACCCCAGCGCGACACCTCCTCGTTCGACGCCGGCGACTACTACGGCATCCGCTCCGGCCACCTGGTGCTGCGGGTCTACAAGCACCCCCTGCGGTTCGGCCTCTACCAGGCCGACGACCGCACCGCCATCTGGCAGGAGGACGAGCCGCTACGGTGGTCCACCAGCGGCCTGCGGCAGAGCCTGGTCCGCGGCGCCGACGAGCAGTTCTTCGGCGGCGGCGAGCAGAACGGCAGCTTCTCGCACCGCGACCAGACCGTCCACGTCGCCAACAACACCAACTGGAACGAGGGCGGCTACAACAACTCCCAGCCGTTCTACGTCTCCAGCGCCGGCTACGGAGTCTTCCGCAACACCTTCGCCCCGGGCATCTACGACTTCGGCTCCCCGGTGCGCACCGGACAGCAGGAACGCCGCCTGGACGCCTACTACTTCACCGGCGACGTCAAGTCCGTCATCGGCGAGTACACCGCGCTGGTCGGCAAGCCCTTCATGCCGCCGGTCTACGGCCTCGAGCCCGGCGACTCCGACTGCTACCTGCACAACGCCAACCGCGGCGAACGCCACACCACGGACGCGCTCAAGATCGCCGACGGCTACGTGCGGAACCAGATGCCGCTCGGCTGGATGCTGGTCAACGACGGCTACGGCTGCGGCTACGAGAACCTCCCGCAGACCGGCGAAGGCCTGCGCAAGGACCACGCCCAGCTCGGCCTCTGGACCCAGAACGGCCTGCCCAACCAGGCCGAGGAGGTCAAGGCCGGGGTCCGGGTCCGCAAGCTCGACGTCGCCTGGGTCGGCAACGGCTACGGCTTCGCACTGAACGCCTGCGACCAGGCGAAGGCCGGCATCGAGGACAACAGCGACGCCCGCGGCTTCGTCTGGCTGCCGGTCTCCTGGGCCGGCGCACAGCGCTGCGGCGTGCTCTGGAGCGGCGACCAGAGCCTGTCCTGGGACTACATCCGCTGGCAGATCCCCACCTACGCCGGCGCCACCATGTCCGGCATCGCCTACAACACCGGCGACGTCGGCTCGATCTTCCGCCGCGATCCCCAGATGTACACCCGCGACCTGCAGTGGAAGGCCTTCCTGCCGACCATCATGACCATGGACGGCTGGGCCAGGGACATGACCGGCAAGCAGCAGCGCGACCAGCAGCCCTGGCTGGACGGCGAGCCCTACACCTCGATCAACCGCAAGTACCTGCAGCTCAAGGAGCGGCTGCTGCCGTACATGTACACCCTGTCCGCCGAGGCCACCCGCACCGGCATCGGCGCGGTGCGCCCGCTCGCCCTCGAGTACCCGCACGACCCGGCGGCCCTCGGACCGAACGCCGAGTACGAGTTCCTCGCCGGGCCGGACTTCCTGGTCGCACCGGTCTACTCCGACACCTCGGTGCGCAACGGCATCTACCTGCCCGAGGGCACCTGGACGGACTACTGGACCGGACGCACCTACCAGGGCCCCACCACCATCAACGGCTACTCCGCCCCGCTCGACACCCTGCCGCTGTTCGTCAAGGGCGGCGCGATCGTCCCGATGTGGCCCCAGGGCACGCTGTCCTGGCAGAACCGCGACCGCGGCGAACTCGACTACGACCTTTACCCGCAGGGCGACTCCTCCTACACCCTCTACGAGGACGACGGCGTCACCCGCCAGTACGCGGCCGGCTCCTCGGCGACCCAGCAGGTGGACGTCCACGCGAACCCGGCGGTCACCACCATCGAGGTGGGTGCCAGCGAGGGGAGTTACACCGGCAAGCCGGACGCCCGGTCCTACCGCTTCACCGTGCACGGCCAGTCCGCCCCGCGGATGGTCGTCACCCAGGGCGGCCCGCTGCCCCACCTGGACTCGGCCGCCGAGCTCGACTCCGCCGACTCCGGCTGGTACTTCGACCAGGCGACGGGCGTGACCCACGTCAAGACCGAGCGCGTCTCCACCAACGACGGCTTCTCCCTCCACCTGATCCACGGTGGCCGCTGA
- a CDS encoding DUF4132 domain-containing protein yields MTATTDPFDSAAARLLDALDTGHVDGIVTALSEVDAAIGGDWSDERVQPVRERLLGLHRNTRAALVAGLVNWSLMLWRPVETEKIRQERSALTRLAATVSRGLPPEPARELREDRLHLMGRQWVIAELHEAEVLVSEELAAGRPVDAAVVAAVRRSALHVRPHHSLVVDLAAALTEPLLSPGEAWADQVLADVAELDGGPDGEPDPAGGGDGAWTALLKHALEVKAAKPTARWERTGRTLLDAVGPERARERITAWLSLVGRPRTLELVADPNGAGANQLDPHNLDALRGIALLLPLAPAHPDSARVLGRLVESTLRKVPGIGPQAPKVANAAVHALARLDGEDGLAQLAVLTTRVTYKGTVKELDKALRDRAAALGLSRAEIEELAVPSYGLTDPGRGVEPFGDARVELLVEGTRLRQAWYNESGRPVKSPPASVRREHADALKEFKSAVKDLEKMLTAQSERLERQFLARRSWRYGPWRERLLDHPLVGTLARRLIWTVDGTACAWLDGALRTLTGDEPAPAADAPVELWHPVGHPTGEVLAWRSLLERHQVVQPFKQAHREVYLLTPAEEHTRVYSNRFAAHVLRQHRFHALAGVRGWHSQLQLAVDNSFPAPKRLLPEWGLRAEFRVNGMDADWGETFEHLGTDQVRFYPIDAPENLTQAGSGQLGPLMRPGVRTPEPVPLAEVPPLVLSEVLRDVDLFVGVCSVGNDPTWSDGGPEGRYRDYWQSYGFGELSQSARERGELLARLLPRLAVGERCTVEGRFLQVRGDLRTYRIHLGSGNVLMTPDDSYLCIVPAPDGPADGKPGSADGPYLPFEGDRMLAVILSKAVLLADDTAITDPAITGQLGQR; encoded by the coding sequence ATGACGGCGACGACCGATCCCTTCGACTCCGCGGCCGCCCGGCTGCTCGACGCGCTCGACACCGGCCACGTGGACGGCATCGTCACGGCGCTGTCGGAGGTCGACGCCGCCATCGGGGGCGACTGGTCCGACGAGCGGGTGCAGCCCGTCCGCGAGCGGCTGCTCGGGCTGCACCGGAACACCCGGGCCGCGCTGGTGGCTGGCCTGGTGAACTGGTCGCTGATGCTCTGGCGGCCCGTGGAGACCGAGAAGATCCGGCAGGAACGCAGCGCGCTGACCCGGCTGGCCGCCACGGTCTCCCGGGGCCTTCCGCCGGAGCCGGCCCGGGAGCTCCGCGAGGACCGGCTGCACCTGATGGGCCGCCAGTGGGTCATCGCCGAGCTCCACGAGGCCGAGGTGCTGGTCAGTGAGGAGCTCGCCGCGGGCCGGCCGGTCGACGCCGCGGTGGTCGCCGCCGTCCGCCGCAGCGCCCTGCACGTCCGGCCGCACCACAGCCTCGTCGTCGACCTTGCGGCCGCGCTGACCGAGCCGCTGCTCAGCCCCGGCGAGGCCTGGGCCGACCAGGTGCTCGCGGACGTCGCCGAGCTCGACGGGGGGCCCGATGGGGAGCCCGATCCGGCCGGGGGAGGCGACGGTGCGTGGACGGCCCTGCTCAAGCACGCCCTCGAGGTCAAGGCCGCCAAGCCGACCGCCCGTTGGGAACGGACCGGGCGGACGCTGCTCGACGCGGTCGGCCCGGAGCGGGCCCGCGAGCGGATCACCGCATGGCTCTCGCTGGTCGGCCGCCCGCGCACCCTCGAACTGGTCGCGGATCCGAACGGCGCGGGCGCCAACCAGCTCGACCCCCACAACCTGGACGCGCTGCGCGGAATCGCCCTGCTGCTGCCCCTGGCCCCGGCCCATCCCGACAGCGCCCGGGTGCTCGGCCGACTGGTCGAGTCCACGCTGCGCAAGGTGCCCGGCATCGGCCCCCAGGCGCCCAAGGTCGCCAACGCCGCCGTGCACGCCCTCGCCCGCCTGGACGGTGAGGACGGCCTCGCCCAACTGGCCGTCCTCACCACCCGGGTGACGTACAAGGGCACCGTGAAGGAACTCGACAAGGCACTGCGGGACCGGGCCGCCGCGCTCGGCCTCAGCCGGGCCGAGATCGAGGAACTCGCCGTCCCCAGCTACGGATTGACCGATCCGGGCCGAGGCGTCGAGCCGTTCGGCGACGCCCGGGTGGAGCTGCTGGTGGAGGGCACCAGGCTCCGGCAGGCCTGGTACAACGAGTCCGGCCGCCCGGTGAAGTCCCCGCCCGCCTCGGTGCGCCGCGAACACGCCGACGCGCTCAAGGAGTTCAAGTCCGCGGTCAAGGACCTCGAAAAGATGCTGACCGCCCAGTCCGAGCGGCTGGAGCGCCAGTTCCTGGCCCGGCGCAGCTGGCGGTACGGCCCTTGGCGGGAGCGGCTCCTGGACCACCCGCTGGTCGGCACGCTGGCCCGCCGACTGATCTGGACCGTCGACGGCACGGCCTGCGCCTGGCTGGACGGCGCCCTGCGCACCCTGACCGGCGACGAGCCCGCGCCCGCCGCCGACGCCCCGGTCGAACTGTGGCACCCGGTCGGCCACCCGACCGGGGAGGTGCTCGCCTGGCGCTCCCTGCTGGAACGGCACCAGGTCGTCCAGCCGTTCAAGCAGGCGCACCGGGAGGTCTACCTGCTCACCCCCGCGGAGGAGCACACCCGGGTCTACTCCAACCGCTTCGCCGCGCACGTGCTGCGCCAGCACCGGTTCCACGCGCTGGCGGGCGTGCGGGGTTGGCACAGCCAGCTGCAGTTGGCCGTGGACAACTCCTTCCCCGCCCCGAAGCGCCTGCTGCCCGAGTGGGGGCTGCGCGCCGAGTTCCGGGTGAACGGCATGGACGCGGACTGGGGTGAGACCTTCGAGCACCTGGGCACCGACCAGGTGCGCTTCTACCCGATCGACGCCCCGGAGAACCTCACCCAGGCGGGCAGCGGCCAGCTCGGCCCGTTGATGCGGCCGGGTGTCCGGACACCCGAGCCGGTGCCGCTCGCGGAGGTGCCGCCACTGGTACTGAGCGAAGTGCTGCGCGACGTCGACCTGTTCGTGGGGGTGTGCAGCGTCGGCAACGACCCGACCTGGTCGGACGGCGGGCCGGAGGGGCGCTACCGCGACTACTGGCAGTCGTACGGCTTCGGCGAGTTGTCGCAGAGCGCCCGGGAGCGCGGCGAGTTGCTGGCCCGGCTGCTGCCCCGGCTGGCGGTGGGCGAGCGCTGCACGGTGGAGGGCCGCTTCCTGCAGGTCCGCGGTGACCTGCGCACGTACCGCATCCACCTGGGTTCGGGGAACGTCCTGATGACACCCGACGACAGCTACCTCTGCATCGTGCCGGCCCCGGACGGGCCGGCCGACGGGAAGCCCGGATCGGCGGACGGGCCGTACCTGCCGTTCGAGGGGGACCGGATGCTGGCGGTCATCCTCAGCAAGGCGGTCCTGCTGGCCGATGACACGGCGATCACCGATCCGGCCATCACCGGTCAACTGGGGCAGCGCTGA
- a CDS encoding phytoene desaturase family protein, which yields MTTIVSSRYDAVIVGGGHNGLVAAAYLARAGRRVLVLERLPRVGGAAVSAQAFPGVDARLSRYSYLVSLLPRKVVRDLGLRLELRRRRIASYTPTVRDGKPTGLLVDAGDPGRTRESFRALTGGDREWRAWQRFYGVTGELARRVFPTLTEPLPSRAELRRRVGDEAAWTALFERPLGETVERTFTDDLVRGVVLTDALIGTFTHAHDPELRQNRCFLYHVIGNGTGDWDVPVGGMGAVTGALAEAALAAGAEVRTGCEVTAVATDGHGDAEVTYWHRDGEVTVAAPRVLVNAAPATLARLLGEDPGPAPEGSQLKVNMVLRRLPRLRDAAADPREAFAGTFHIAEGYRQLETAYTEALAGRMPSAPPSEIYCHTLTDPSILGPEAARQGLQTLTLFGLHMPARLFGGSGGLADPAAKERALAASLAQLDAVLAEPIADCLATDADGRPCVEARTPPELEREIGLPGGHIFHRDLAFPFTDEEPLDAAARWGVATAHPNVLLCGAGAVRGGGVSGIPGHNAAQAVLADPAP from the coding sequence ATGACCACGATCGTGTCTTCCCGGTACGACGCCGTGATCGTCGGCGGCGGGCACAACGGACTGGTGGCCGCGGCCTACCTCGCACGGGCCGGTCGGCGGGTGCTGGTCCTCGAACGGTTGCCCCGGGTCGGTGGGGCCGCCGTCTCCGCGCAGGCGTTCCCGGGCGTGGACGCCCGGCTGTCGCGCTACTCCTACCTGGTCAGCCTGCTGCCGCGGAAGGTGGTCCGGGACCTCGGGCTGCGGCTGGAGCTGCGGCGGCGCCGGATCGCCTCCTACACCCCCACCGTGCGGGACGGGAAGCCCACCGGGCTGCTGGTGGACGCGGGCGACCCCGGCCGCACCCGGGAGTCGTTCCGGGCGCTGACCGGCGGCGACCGGGAGTGGCGGGCCTGGCAGCGCTTCTACGGGGTGACCGGGGAACTCGCACGGCGGGTGTTCCCGACCCTCACCGAGCCGCTGCCCTCACGCGCCGAGCTGCGCCGACGGGTCGGCGACGAGGCGGCCTGGACGGCCCTGTTCGAGCGGCCGCTCGGCGAGACCGTCGAGCGGACCTTCACGGACGACCTGGTGCGCGGGGTGGTCCTGACGGACGCGCTGATCGGCACCTTCACCCACGCCCACGACCCCGAACTGCGGCAGAACCGCTGCTTCCTGTACCACGTGATCGGCAACGGAACGGGCGACTGGGACGTCCCGGTCGGCGGGATGGGCGCGGTGACGGGCGCACTGGCCGAGGCGGCACTGGCGGCCGGCGCGGAGGTCCGGACCGGCTGCGAGGTCACCGCCGTCGCCACCGACGGCCACGGCGACGCCGAGGTGACGTACTGGCACCGGGACGGCGAGGTGACGGTGGCCGCGCCCAGGGTCCTGGTGAACGCCGCGCCGGCCACCCTGGCCCGGCTGCTGGGCGAGGATCCGGGGCCCGCGCCGGAGGGCTCCCAGCTGAAGGTCAACATGGTGCTGCGCCGCCTGCCGCGGCTGCGGGACGCCGCCGCGGACCCGCGCGAGGCCTTCGCCGGGACCTTCCACATCGCCGAGGGCTACCGCCAGCTGGAGACCGCGTACACCGAGGCGCTGGCCGGCCGGATGCCCTCGGCGCCGCCGTCCGAGATCTACTGCCACACACTCACCGACCCGTCGATCCTGGGCCCGGAGGCCGCCCGGCAGGGGCTCCAGACCCTGACCCTGTTCGGTTTGCACATGCCCGCCCGGCTGTTCGGCGGCTCCGGTGGCCTCGCCGATCCGGCGGCCAAGGAGCGCGCGTTGGCCGCGAGCCTGGCGCAGCTGGACGCGGTGCTGGCCGAGCCGATCGCCGACTGCCTGGCCACGGACGCCGACGGACGGCCCTGCGTCGAGGCCCGGACCCCGCCGGAGCTGGAGCGGGAGATCGGGCTCCCCGGCGGCCACATCTTCCACCGGGATCTCGCCTTCCCCTTCACCGACGAGGAGCCGCTGGACGCCGCCGCCCGCTGGGGCGTGGCCACGGCCCACCCGAACGTCCTGCTCTGCGGGGCGGGCGCCGTTCGCGGTGGCGGCGTCAGCGGCATCCCGGGGCACAACGCGGCGCAGGCCGTCCTGGCGGACCCGGCTCCTTGA
- a CDS encoding zinc ribbon domain-containing protein, with the protein MAVQPAKPVAPRPVVRASAADEAQDGPPCPRCGTSNLPERRFCRRCAAPLTVTAAPPKLPWWRTRWPFRRRVRMGGSGNALRRTIALLVLAALVVAGVLLYPLGLSTYQDVLDKVRGTAPITPSLTSASAAVEGHPATAADDGLSNTYWGAPAIGDSISFGFRTPFRLVDLIIHTGDSADPEHYRQQARPLVLSLEVTASDGELHRKQITLNDQPGPQTVATGISDVVQVKLTVREAAGTGPGRTIALAEVEFFKRT; encoded by the coding sequence GTGGCCGTCCAGCCCGCCAAACCCGTCGCACCGCGCCCCGTCGTCCGGGCGTCCGCGGCCGACGAGGCCCAGGACGGCCCGCCCTGCCCCCGGTGCGGCACCTCCAACCTGCCCGAGCGGCGGTTCTGCCGCCGCTGCGCGGCGCCGCTGACCGTCACCGCGGCCCCACCGAAGCTGCCCTGGTGGCGCACCCGTTGGCCGTTCCGCCGCCGGGTGCGGATGGGCGGCTCGGGCAACGCGCTGCGCCGTACCATCGCGCTGCTCGTGCTGGCCGCGCTGGTGGTGGCGGGGGTCCTGCTGTACCCGCTCGGCCTGAGCACCTACCAGGACGTGCTGGACAAGGTCCGGGGTACCGCGCCGATCACCCCGTCGCTGACCTCGGCGAGCGCCGCCGTCGAGGGCCATCCCGCGACCGCGGCCGACGACGGCCTCAGCAACACCTACTGGGGAGCTCCCGCGATCGGGGACTCCATCAGCTTCGGCTTCCGCACCCCGTTCCGGCTGGTCGACCTGATCATCCACACCGGCGACTCCGCGGACCCGGAGCACTACCGGCAGCAGGCCCGCCCGCTCGTCCTGTCCCTGGAGGTCACCGCCTCGGACGGGGAACTGCACCGCAAGCAGATCACCCTCAACGACCAGCCGGGCCCGCAGACCGTGGCGACCGGGATCAGCGACGTCGTCCAGGTGAAGCTCACCGTCCGCGAGGCGGCCGGCACCGGCCCCGGCCGCACCATCGCCCTGGCCGAGGTGGAGTTCTTCAAACGGACCTGA